CCGATGGCATCGACTACGACATTCTGGGCGACGACATGCAGCTCGTGGAGGTCGAGCTCGACCCCCGAGAAGGCGTGCGTGCAGAGGCCGGCACCATGATCTACATGGACGACGGCGTCCGCATGCAGACCGACACCGGGGGCGGCCTCTTCAAAGGCTTCAAGCGGATGGTGTCCGGTGAGAGCTTCTTCATCACCACGTTCGTCCACGAGGGGCAGGGCAAGAGCCACGTGGCCTTTGCGGCCCCGTACCCCGGCAAGATTATCCCCGTCCAGCTCGACGACTTCGGGGGCGAGTTTTTGTGCCAGAAGGACGCGTTCCTCTGTGCCAACGCCAACGTCGAGATCGAGGTGGCCTTCACCAAGCGCTTGGGGGCAGGCCTCTTTGGGGGCGAGGGATTCATCCTGCAGCGCCTCACGGGGCAGGGCTGGACCTTCATCCACGCCGGCGGGACCGTCGTCGAGCGCACGCTCGAGGCCGGGGAGACGTTGCGGATCGATACCGGCTGTCTCGCGGCGTTTTCCAGCAGTGTCGACTACGACATCGAGTTCGTGGGCGGCTTCAAGAACGCACTCTTTGGCGGTGAAGGCCTCTTCCTGACCACGCTCACCGGGCCCGGCACCGTGTACCTGCAGAGCCTTCCGTTCTCCCGCCTCGCTGACCGCATTGTGGCCGGCGAGCTTGCGAACCGGGGAGAGAGTGAGGGGCCGGGTGGAACCGGCATCCTCGGCGACTTCATCTCCGGCGACTAACAGGAGCCGACAGAACGCCTGATTGTATCCCTCCGGACCGGAGCACCACCGCTGGTCTTTCGGGGGAGCTGCGTCAGTCCTGAAGCGCCGATTCCGGATTGTTAATGGCAAAACGTCCGTTTTTAGGGTGGAGCGGAGGCGGAATGAGACGGAAACGAGGGTGCATGTTTGAAATATGTGTGCTGGTTTGTATTGTGGGGGCGCACCGATCCAACACTCCGTCCAGCACGCCTCCACCGCGCCATGTCGCTTTCGTGCAGTGCCGATGACCCGGACCAGCGCTCCGTCCCCCCCGATGTCGTCGTGACGGCCATGCGCCCGGCCCACCCCACGCCGAGCCTGCGACAGCCCTTTTTTCTGACCCGGGTCGAGGCCGGCTTCCCGTCGCCCGCCTCCGACTACGTCGAAACCGAACTCGACCTGGCCGAGCACCTGATCGAGCACGAGGCGGCGACCTACTACCTCCGGGTGTCGGGGACGTCCATGACCGGGGCGGGCATCCACGACGGGGACATTCTGGTGGTCGACCGGGCCGTGGAGCCGGCGGACGGGGACGTCGTGGTGGCCGCGCTCGATTCCGAGCTGACCGTCAAGCGCCTTCGGGTGCGCAAGGAGCGGCTCTACCTCGTCCCCGAGAGCGGGCAGCACGATCCCATCCCGGTCCGGGACGGGCAGGAGCTGGTGGTGTGGGGCGTCGTGCAGCACGTGGTCCACGAGGTGTCGTGAGGGTTCTCTACGCCTTCGTGCACCGCCCCGTTTATGTTGCCCCTCGTGCCCGTGGATCCCGTCATTGCTCTCATCGACTGCCAGGCCTTCTACGTCAGTTGCGAGCGCGTCTTCGACCCCGCGCTCCGCGACCGCCCCACCGTCGTGCTGTCGAACAACGACGGCTGCATCATCGCCCGCTCCGCGGCGGTAAAGGCGGCGGGCGTGCCGATGGGCGCGCCGGTGTCCAAGTGGCGGGATGAGCTGGAGGCGATGGACGCGGCGGTCCTCTCGAGCAACTACGCGCTCTACGCCGACCTAAGCCGTCGCGTGACCGCGGTGCTCGAGACGATGTGCATCGACCTGGAGCGGTACTCCATCGACGAGTGCTTCGTGACGCTGCCCGCCCTCGACCGTGACGCCCTCCGGACGCTGGGCGAGCGCATCCGTCGTCGGGTACGGGACTGGGTGGGAATCCCGGTGCGCGTGGCGATCGGCCCCACCAAGTCGCTCGCCAAGATCGCGGACGAGAAGGCCAAGGCTGAAAAGCGGGCGGGCGACGGGACGGGGGTCTACGTGTGCCCGCCGGAGCCGGACCTCGACGTGCTGCTCTACCGCACCGACGTGGGGGACGTGTGGGGCATCGGGCCGAGCTACGAGGCGACGCTGCGCGAGCACGGGGTCGCTACGGCGGCGGAATTCCGGGCGCTGCCGGATCCGTGGATCCGGTCGAAGATGACAGTGGTGGGGCTGCGCCTCGCCCGCGAGCTGCGGGGGCACCAGTGTCTCGACCTGGACCTCGTAGGGCCCGACCGCCAGTCCCTCGTCCGGTCGCGCTCGTTCGGCTCGCCCGTGGAGGCGAAGGCGGAGCTTCGACAGGCCCTCGCTAAGCATGCGCAGCGGGCCGCGGAGAAGCTGCGGGAGGAAGACCTCGTGGCGCGGGGGATCGGCGCGTTTATCACCACCAAGACGCACGGGCCACCGCCCCACTACGCAAATGAAGCCCAGGCCACGCTCGACGAGCACACTGCGGCGGCTCCGCCCTTCGTCCGGTCCTCCCGCCGTCTTCTGGACGCCATCTACCAGGCGGGCCCGGCCTACCGGAAGGCCGGCGTGATGCTGTACGCGATCCGGCCCCGGCGCCCCCATCAGGGCAGCCTGTTCGGCCGTCCCGTTCAGGATGACGAGGCCCTCATGCAGGCCGTGGACCAGATCAACGGCACGATGGGGCGGGGCACCATCGGGGTCGCGGCGGCGGGGCTGCTGGGCGACCGCGACTGGACCATGACGCGCGACAACACCTCCCAGCACTACACGACCCGATGGGATGAACTGCCGGTGGCGAGGGCGTGAAGACACGGAGCTCCCGTGCCGTCCTCGGTGCCCCGCTCGTAGGGTGGAGGATGAATGGAAAACGGACCGGGCCGAGGAACGAGCGTACGGTGATGGTCCGTTGCCGCCCACCGATCATGCTGGACTGAACTTCCCGCCGAGCCGACAACACCCGTGGTCAACAACTACTACACCCTCCGCGCCCTCGTCCACGAATGGCACGCCGACCTGGAGGGCACGACGGTCCGGGACATCTACTCGCAGACGAAGAACGAGCTGACCGTCGCGCTGGCCATGGATGATCAGGACTGGATGGTGCGCGGCTCGGTGCAACGGCCGTTTCTGTACCTGTTTCGCCGTCCGGGCTACCACAAGGCGCGTCGCAACGTAGCCACCCTCTTTGAGGGCGCCATCGGACGGGCGGTGACAGGGGTGTCCATCGCCCATCGAGACCGGCTCGTGTCCATCGAGCTGGACGGCGGGGGGCGGATTCTGTGGCAGCTCTTTGGGGCGCGGGCCAATGCCTTTCACGTCGCGCCTGACGACACGATCGTCGCCGCCTTCCAGCGCCACGATGAGCTCGCCGGAACGAAGGCGCCCGAGCCGTACGCCGCCCCAATGCCGGATACGTTCGAGGCGTTCGAGGACCGATGGAAAAACAACCGCAACAAGACGCGCCAGGCGGTCCAGTCGGCCGTGTCGCTCTTCGGGGGCGACCTGGCACGGGAGACGCTGCACCGGGCGGGCGTTACGAGTGAGGCGCCCGCGGACTGCACGGCGGCGGAGCGGCGGGCCCTCTTCGACGCGTCGATGACCCTCCGCGACGCCCTGACCGACCCGACCCCCGTAATCTACGGCGCGGGACAGTTCCCGGACGCCTTCTCACTGGTGCCGCTCCGGCACCGCGAGGAGACGCCCGCCGAGCGGTTCGACACAGTGGATGCCGCGGTGGCCGACTTCGTGCGGCGCACACTGGCCGAGCAGCACTTCCACCGTCTCTACGACCCACTGGAGGAGGCCCTCGAGTCGGCGGCCGAGCACGAACGCCGCAGCGCCGAGCGTATGGTGGAGGAGCTTCAGAGCGAGAGCCGGGCCGGGCGCTACGAGCGGTGGGGCCACCTCCTCATGGCCCAGCAGGACCAGGTGCCCGACGGGGCGGAGGAGGTGGAGCTGCCCAACCTGTTCGAGGACGGGGCGCCCGTCACCATCCCGGTCGATCCGTCCAAGTCGCCCGTCGAGAACGCAGAGCACTATTACGACCGCGCCCGGAGCACGCGGCGGTCGCGGGAGGAGGCGGAGGTCCGACTGGATGACACGATCGAGCGGGCCGAACGGGCTGAGGCCCTCCTCCACGACCTCCGAGAGATTGACACGCTCGACGGCATCAAGGACTTTCGGGACGAGCGGGAGGACGAGCTGTTGCCGTTCGTGGAGCGGGACGACGCGGACGTGGACGACTTCCCGTTCCGCCGCTTCGACCTTGGGGAGGGCTTCGAGGTATGGGTCGGCAAAAACGCACGGCAGAACCACGACCTTACGTTCCACGCCAGCCAGCCCTACGACCTGTGGCTGCATGCGCGCGGCGTGCCGGGCGCCCACACCGTGCTCCACCGTCCGAACCGCGACGCCGAGCCCGGCAAGCGCCGCCGATACGTCGCCGCGGCCATCGCCGCCCACTACAGCAAGTCGAAAGGCAGCGACGTGGCCCCCGTCATGATCACCGAGCGCAAGTACGTCACCAGCCCGACCGGCGCGGATCCCGGCGTGGTGCGCGTCGACCGCGAGGACGTGCTCATGGTGGAGCCGGGACTGCCGGAATGACGCACGGAGCGCAACACGGGATTCTTGTCCTGGCCCCTCACGCGCCACGCCTCATGAATCAAAACCCCGGCGAGATGCGGAAGCCCAGCTCCCAGGTCGTGTCGCGGCGCTGGAAGGGACGCGCGTAGTAGGTCTCCAGCAGAAGGCTCCCCAGGATGTTGAAGCGGGCGGACACCCCCGCGCTCACCACCGGAATGGTCGTGTCGGCGCTGTCGGTGTCAAACGTGAAGAGGTCCGGCCCCTCGTCGTTCGTCCAGGTTACGCCGGCATCGACGAACGGCGCCAGTGTGGTGGGCAGGTACCGGAACGGGATGAGGCTAAGGCGCTCCGGGCCCAGAAGGGGAATGCGAATCTCGGCCCGTGTCGTGAGGGCCCGCGTGCCGAAGAGGCGGTCGATCTCGGCGCACTGCGACGTGGTTGGGGCGTCGCCGAGACGGGTGCAGCCGCCGTTCTCCCGAATGCCACTCGCGATGCTCTGCACGCTGTAGCCGCGCACGAAGCCTTGTCCGTAGGGGTAGCCGATGTACTCATTCCCGATGCCAAACTCGTCGCTGAACGAGGCGCCGTAGTTTCCGACGTGGAGCGCCTGGAAGGCGAACGTGAACGGCTCGGCGTAGAGATACCGGCGCACGTCGGCCCGGGCCGTGACGAAGTTCTGTGAGCCCACCGTCGGCGTAAGGCCAACCCGCCACCGTCCGCCCTGGAGGGGCCCCGTGAGGCCGTTCGTCGTGAAGTCGCGCACGTACGCCGCACTCGCCGTTGCTAGGTATTTCGGGGAGCGGCCCCCGAGTTGATCCTGCAACGTTTCCTCCGTGCCGTCGGGGGCAAGGCCCGCCGTGCGCACATTCGTTCCGAACCCGTAGCGCGTACCGCCGAGCGAAAACTCAAACCGTCGGGTGGGGCTCAGCGGGTAGGAGGCGTTGCCACTGACGGAGGTAATGTAGGCGCGCTGCACGACGCTTCCGAGGCCGACGAGGCGTCCGGCGTCGTCCCGAAAGGGAACCGTGTTCGCCGAGAAGATGAGGGGGGTGTGACTGAGGGACCCGCCCCAGTTGAGCTGGCCGCGCTGGTTCATGTACGACACCCCGCCGCCGAGGTCACGGAAGGTGCCCTGGGCCTGCACGGCCACCCCGAGGGTCCGGTGCCCCAGCATGTCCCCGAACCGGAGCCCGATGCCCCCGGCCAGGCCGCCCCCGAACGGGCCGCCGACGGAGACGCCAATGCCGCTGGCCCGGGAAATGGACTCCAGCGACAGCGTTGGGTCGTAGTCGTCGGTCGTGTAGTCGGTAGAGTCGGGTGGAAGGCCGGTGGTGGCGTCGCGGAGGTTGGCGGCGATCAGTCCCTCGTTTCGAGACGCGGGGGAGGGCAGGATGCCGGCGGCGCGCGACGTGTCGGCGGCGCTCGCCCCCGGCTCCTGTGCGGCCGTGTCGGTCTCCGTGGGGGGACGCGTACGGTCATCCGAGGAGGGGATCCCGGCCGTGGTTCCCCCGATCGGGATGCCCTGCGCCTCGCTGGCAGGGCGGCGGACCCCGGTGTAATTGCCGTCCGCGAAGACCGACAGCATCATGTCGCCGCTCTGGGGGGCGATGGACAGCGCCGGAGATAGCGCCGTGATGCCGCTCACGCCCGTCTTGAGCCGGGTCACGCGGAACCGATCGCCATTCGACAGGTCCACGCGGTACGCGTCCTTGAACCCGTCCTGGTCGCTGACAAAGTAGAGGCTCTGTCCGTCCGGCGAGAACTGCGGATTGTGGTGCAGGGCGTCCCCGAACGGCTCCCGGACCGTCACCTCCCCGCTCGACACGTCCACCAGCCCGAGGTCCATGTTCGACGACGGGCTCAGCGTCTCGAAGTCCGTCTCTGCCCGGTCGGTCGTGAAGGCGATCGTCTCCCCGTCGGGCGCCCACGTCGGCTGGAGGTCCGCGTAGCGATCGTTGGTGAGCTGCCGCACCGACTCCGTTCCGAGCTCCAGGACGTAGAGGTCGCTGATGCCCCCGTCGGTGCCCGCGAAGGCGAGCCTCGAGCCGTCCGGCGACCACGCCGGGTTCTTCATCGACGTGACGCCGTCCACCGAGAAGCTACGCTCGATCTCCTCCTCCACCACGTTCCAGATCGTAATCTGGTTGTCGCCGTCCTCGGAGCTGACGAAGGCGAGGCGCCGCCCATCGGGCGACCACGTGCCGGAGGAGCTGATGAAGCGCAGGGCGTTGAAGTGGCTGGTGGTGCCGGCCCGGTCCAGCTCCGCGATGACCTCTCCGGTCCGGGCGTCCGCCACGTACAGGTTGAAGGAAAACAGTTCCCGTTCCGAGATGAACGCGACGTAGCGCCCGTCCGGGCTCAGCGACGGGGCGATGTTAATGCGTCCGCCGTTTGTCTCCGGGGCGAGCACCGTTTGCCCGGCGGAGTCGGGTGGCGTGCGGCCTTCCATGCGCGGCCCGTACGTCTCGCGGGTGGTCTGGGCCCACTCGTTTGTGAGGGAGTCCGCCGACACGCCGAAGAGCTCCACGTAGGCCGAGTCGAGCCCCACCTGTCCGCCCCGCTTGAAGAGGTCCGTAACGGCCTGGTCGCCGTACTTGCCGCCAATGTAGGCGAGGTACGCCTGGCCGTAGCGGTAGGGAAAGTACTCCCGCGGGTTGGCGAGGCCCTCGAACGAGGGCATGTCGTCCCGGCGCACCGCGTCCCGCATCCACATGGCCGTGTGCGAGTCCTGCCGCCCGACCGACAGGTACTCCGCCATCCCTTCAATGAGCCAGGTCGGCAGGGCGCCGAGCTGAATGCCCACGCTGTCCGCGTTCAGGCCGAGGTCGAACTGAAAAGAATGCACCAGTTCGTGGCCCAGCACGTGGTCCGTCTCCCCGTACGACGACGCGAACGGCATGACCACGCGCTCCCGCAGCGGCTCGGTGAGGCCGCCGGTGCCCGGGCTAATTGGCCGCGGCGTCACGTTGGTCTGCCGGAAGTCCGCGTCGTTGGCGTAGAAGATGATCGGCTTCTTCTCGTCGAAGCGGTGCAGAAAGATCTCGGTGTGGCGGTCGTACCAACGCTCGGCCATCCGGGCGGCGTCGCGTACGGCTTGCTCCTCCTCCGGGTAGAAGTGGAAGACAAAGTGCTCCGTCTCCAGCGTCCGAAAGTCGAACTGGTCGTACTGCACTTTATTCTGCCCGAAGTACTGCGCCCGGGCGTCCGGACCGCCGAGGAGCGCGAGGCCTGCGAAAAGTAGCGCGAGAGTGGAGGCGAGCGGGGGGAGAGATCGCATGACGAACGAAGAGAATTCGGCGGAGCGGTCGTGAGGGGGGCTGGATCTCCAGGGGATGAACGTGCCCGACCGGTGTGGTATTATGAGGGCACGATACCGCCATTACGAAATCTTGGTATTGCGAGAATGCTCGGGGCGGCCCAGCATCACATGGAGGACGATCGACTGACTTGTGGCCTCGCAGCCGAGGGGCCTGAATGACGTGCGTGACGACGGAATACGCTGCTTCCTTCGGTGACCTGCCCTCGATGGGCCGGAGCGATAGAGCGGACTCCCTTTCCTCAAAGACGTACCGTTTTCGGCGCGAGGGGAGGGCACGGTGCGGGCCACGCACGCACACAGGGAAGTGGGGGAACGCCCCACCCGATCGTTCAAGATCGCAGGGTTGCGGGGGGAGTCTCTGAATTGTACCATAGTCGTGAGAATTGCGGCACGTGTGCCTGTTGAAGCCGCGTCGCCCGCTTCCGTTCGTCGCTCTCCCGAATTGTGTGTTTGCTCTTCATGCCGACCGACGAGCCCGACGCCCCGACCGAGGTTGCCGCAGCGGGGGACGACTCGGGCAAGGCCCGAGACATTTCCCTCGACGAGTTTCAGCCCTACGGGACCCTTGCGGTCACGGGGGCATACTTCGTCCTTTTGCTCGTGCTGTACGCGCTGCTGTACTTCGTCGAGTTCGCCACGCATGCCCCCCACATCATTGAGTAAGTCCTGATCGACCATGCACGTCCACCGTTTCGAGAAGCTCTGGATCGGGCTCTCTCTTTTCCTCATCGCCGCCTTCATCGGGATTGTGCTCTTCGGGTTCACGGTGATGAACCTGAAGGTGCCCGGCGTGGAAACCGGAGAAACCGTCGATCCGGCGACCGTCCTGTCGGAGGGGCCGTTTGCAAAGCCGGGGGTGCGGAAGATTAGTGACGACCACTACGAGGTGTACATGCTGGCCCAGCAGTTTATCTTTCGACCCGGGAGCACCCAGCCCCTGACCCTGCCGGCCAATACCAAGGTGACCTTTCACATGACGAGCCCGGACGTCATGCACGGGTTCGAAGTGCCAGGAAGCGGCCTGAACTCGACGGTCATTCCGGGGCAGGTCGCGACCTTCACGACCCGGTTTCCGGAAGCCAAAAGCTACGGCATCATCTGCCACCAGTATTGTGGCTCGGCCCACCACAACATGCAGGGCGAAATTAAGGTCGTCCCCCCATCCGAGTTTGACGAGAGCAACTTGATCGCACAATGACGTTTGTCGACCACTACCCGAAAGCGGCGCGCATCGTCAAGGCCAACTTGATCGTCGCGTTCGTGGCCCTCGGCATCGGGGGCTTCTTCGGCCTCATTCAGGCGCTACACCGCACGGACGTCTTTCGGGGGTTTGTCTCCTCGGTGCAGTACTACGACGTGCTCACCGGTCACGGCGTCCTGCTGGCCCTCGTGTTCACCACCTTCTTCATTACGGGCCTCTACCAGTGGGGGGTCACGCGCACCATGGAGCGGGAGCCGGAGAGCTCCACGTTCTCGTGGACGTGGTTCGTGATGATGGTGGTGGGAACGACCATGACGGCCACGGCCATCCTCGGCGGGCTTGTGCCGGGCAGTGGCCTGAGTGCGGCGGTCCTCTACACGTTCTACCCGCCGCTGCAGGCGCATCCGCTCTTCTACATCGGCGCGGCGCTCCTGGTGGTGGGCTCGTGGCTGGCCGGGGCGGACTGGTTCTGGACCTACTGGAAGTGGCGGGACGAGAACCCCGACGCCCGCATCCCGCTGCAGACCTACATGGTGATCTTCACGTGGCTCATGTGGTACCTCTGCTCGCTGGGGCTGGCGCTGGAGGTGGTCGTGCTCCTCATCCCGTGGTCGCTCGGAATCGTCGAGAAGATTGACCCGCTACTGCCCCGCACACTCTTCTGGTACTTCGGGCACGCGGTGGTGTACTTCTGGCTGCTGCCGGCCTACTTCGTGTGGTACTCCATTCTGCCGAAGCTCTCGGGGGGGCGCCTCTTCAGCGACCCACTCGCCCGAATCGTCTTCGTCTTCTTTCTGCTCTTGTCGACCCCCATCGGCTACCACCACCAGTACGCGGACCCGGGCATCACCCTGGTCTACAAGATGTGGGCCCTCATCATGACGCTCGTCATTCTGCTGCCGAGTCTCATGACGGCCTTTACGGTCATTTCGTCCATGGAGCACGGGGCGCGCCAGCGTGGCGGCAGCGGCTATTTTGCCTGGATGGCGGCGTTGCCCTGGGGCCAGCCCGCGTTTGTGGGCTGTGCGCTGGCCGGCATCATGTTCGCCGCGGGCGGGTTTAGCGGCATGGTCAACGCCTCGCTCAACATCGACATGCTGGTCCACAACACCGCATGGATTCCCGGCCACTTCCACCTCACGGTGGGGACGGCGGTGGCCCTCACCTTCATGGCAATCACCTACTGGCTGCTACCGCAGCTGACGGGGAAGCAGCTCAAGTTCAAAAACCTGGCCCTGGCCCAGCCCTACACGTGGTTCATCGGAATGACGCTGATGTCCAACGCGCTCCACCGGCAGGGCCTGGCGGGCGTGCCGCGCCGCGTGGCGGAGCCCCAGTACGCGGGCATCGACTACGAGGTGCCGTTCGGCACGATGGCGGAGATGGACTGGCAGGTGGCGATTGGGGGCACCATTCTCTTCGTCTCGATGGTGCTCTTCCTGGTGGTAATCGGGGGCACGTGGTGGAGCGGCGCCCCCGCCACCGACGTGGACGACGTGATTCCGCCCGCCCTCTCCGGGCCGGAGCACTCGCCGAAGATCCTGGACAACCTGAAGCTCTGGATGGGCGTGGCCGTGGCGCTGGTCCTCATCGCCTACACGCTGCCGCTGGCCGAGATGGTCATGGACGGCCTCTTCTCGCCGGGGGCGTTCCCGGCGCCGATGTAGGCGTGTGCGGGCGCCGGAGAGGCGCCCGGTGCTTCTGAGCTGGGAGCGAATGCGACCGTAAATGGGATCCGCCCAGTGGCTGCCTAGACGATTCCTGGACTTCTGCTCGATGAGTACCGATTCTCCCGAGACGGATAGTGCTTCGTCCCCGTCTGCTCCCGACGAGGTGAATCCCTGGGTGGTCCGCTTCTTTCTCATTCTGGCGTTCGGGCTGGCATTCGGGATTGAGGGAATGACCCTGGTCCGCAGCTACCTCCTGAGTGGGGAGGAGGAATCGGGACCGGTGGCCGAAGAACAGGGCCCCCCGGGGGACTCACTGGGGGGGCAATCGTCCGACGCCCCCCTCCGGATCGGCGACGACCTCCTGCCGGCCACCGACGTGACGGAGCGCGTGGTGGAGATGCAGGTTCGAGCCCAGTCGTCTGGGCCCTGGACCTTCCGGCTCGCCGTCGTGGTGGAAAACAACGCGGAGACGCCCTACCGCCTCACCCTTCGGGCCCTGGAGACGGACGACGGCGCGGTGCTCGACGAGGTGCAGACGGCAACCTGGCCCCCTGGCGACTCCACACGGTTCCGCGCCACCTGGCCGATGGGGGCCGACGCCCGCCCGCAGTCGCTGACCGCCGAGGCGGAGCTGCAACGCGCCGAGGATTCTACCCGCACCGTGCGCCGGCGCATTTCGTTCGGGCACGTGCCGGTACAGATGGAGCGCTAGTCGATGAGAGCCCCTTCAAGTTCCCAGCCGAGAGTCAGCCCGGCGCGCAGTTCCTGTCCCCGTTGCGAGTGTTGATGCTCCCCCGAGAACGCAGGCGCTCTGTCCCCAAAATTGGGCGGCGAGGGCGCTGTCGACGCGCATGCCGGGAGGCAGCGGCTCGGGCGCCCACCGGCCCCGGGATTGCCTCCGTCGGTCGGCGCGACCGGCCCCGGGTTGAGAAGCGCCGGATAGCCTCACGTCCCCTCAAGAGGGATCTTCCCCCTATCTTCTCCTGTTGTGACATGGCCTATATCTCGTCGCAAAGCGCTGTTGCCCCCACCACACAGGATTCTCTATGGAGCTTGAGTCGGGACGCCCGCGCCACGAACAAATCAGCGACTGGCTGCGCGATCAGATCGAGGAGGGCACGTACGAGGTCGACGAAAAACTCCCCTCCGAAAAGCAACTGGGAGACCGGTTTGACGTAAGCCGGGTGACGGTGCGGCGGGCCCTCCAGACGCTGGAGAGTGAGGACTACATCTATCGCCGACAGGGGCTCGGCTCGTTCGTCAAGGAGCGCCGGGCCGCGCAGGGCCTCGTGCGCCTTACTGACTTTGCGCAGGACATGGCACAGGCGGGCCTCGAGGCGTCCTCCCAGGTCGAACACCACGCGCCGGAGACGCCCCCGCCCGCAGTCGCCGTTCATCTGGACACCGGCGACCAGACGGTCATGCGACTCGACCGTCTTCGCCTCGGGGACGGGCGGCCCGTCGCGTTTGACCGGACCTGGCTCCCCATGTTCTACGCGCAGCTCTTGGAGGACCACGACCTGGAGGAGGAGACGATCTACCAGATTCTCGAAGCGGAGTACGACATCCCTGTCCTGCGCGGCCACTACCGCATCACGGCCGCCAACGCGGACGCCCCCATCACGGACCTGCTCGGCGTGGACGCCGGGGAGGCACTGCTCCTCATCGAACGCCTGTCGCTGACGGAGGGCGAGAAGCGCGTCTACTTCCAGCGGCGGTACTATCGTAGTGATCGGGTGGCGTACGAGCTGGAGCTGGCCCGCGACACCACCCGGCAGGGCGTGGCGGAGCACGGCATGCCGCTCCGCGAGTTTGAGCCGGTCTTTGGGGACGAAGCCGAAGAGCATGGCGAATAGCTGCGGTCTCATGGGATGGGGGAGCCCCACTCTGAGGCCGTAATGGAGGCCGTTCAGGAGCGATCCAAGGTCGCACCGGTGCTCATAGGCGGCGGGATTCAGTGGCGCGGCTGCGCTGTCCGAGGCGGACGTAGGCATCGCGCTGTCGTGAGGGCATCGGTGTCCATGGAGGCCGCAGACGCGCTCCTCTACGACCCCGACCCCGGGCTCGTCCCGTGGCTTCAGCATCTTAGCCGCCGCACCCACCAGGTGATTCAGTAGAATTTGTGGTGGACGTTCGGCTACAACGCCGTTGGCCTCGGCCTCCCTGTTTCGGGCCTGCTGCCTCCGATCAACGCCGTCGTCGTCATGACGCTGAGCAGCGTTCTCGTGATGGGCAATGCCGTTCGGCTTTGACGAACAGCGCCCCCGGAGACAATCTTGTAGAGGAGGGCCCTTGCTCCGCGAGCGAAACCATTTCCATGCTCTAGAAATAGAAGAGCCCGATCCCGTAGTTGTTAATACATATTACAACATAAGACGGGCCGGTCCACGGTCGAGCGACACGTGAGGCCTGCCCCCGACTGGGACTGGATGAGACGGGTGCCCTCACGCCTTGCGGGGGCTCAGGCGTCGCCCGCTGTCCGTTGCCTCATGTCCACCTCCACTTCCCTTTCGAACCGACCCAACCTCCCATGCTATTCCGACGGATCAGCGACGAGAAGCTTGCGCAGTACGCCTACCTGATCGGCTGTCAGGAGACCGGCGAGGCGCTTCTGGTCGACCCGGAGCGCGACATCGATCGCTACCTCAACATTGCCAAACGAGAGGGACTCGAAATCACCGCCGTCGCTGAAACTCACATCCACGCCGACTTCCTGTCCGGCGCCCGCGAACTGGCCGAGCGCACCGACGCAGCGCTCTACCTCTCAGACGAGGGTCCCGATGACTGGAAGTACGAGTGGGCCCAAGGGCCGACCCAAAGCGGTGGGGACTACGACGTGACGTGGCTCTACGACGGCGACACGTTCGCGATTGGCAACATCGAGATCACGGCCGTCCACACCCCGGGGCACACGCCGGAGCACCTTTCTTTCCTCGTGACCGACCGCGGCGGCGGGGCGACGGCGCCAATGGGCCTTCTAAGCGGAGACTTTCTGTTTGTCGGCGACCTCGGTCGG
This portion of the Salinibacter grassmerensis genome encodes:
- a CDS encoding TIGR00266 family protein; translation: MSTIRTDGIDYDILGDDMQLVEVELDPREGVRAEAGTMIYMDDGVRMQTDTGGGLFKGFKRMVSGESFFITTFVHEGQGKSHVAFAAPYPGKIIPVQLDDFGGEFLCQKDAFLCANANVEIEVAFTKRLGAGLFGGEGFILQRLTGQGWTFIHAGGTVVERTLEAGETLRIDTGCLAAFSSSVDYDIEFVGGFKNALFGGEGLFLTTLTGPGTVYLQSLPFSRLADRIVAGELANRGESEGPGGTGILGDFISGD
- a CDS encoding LexA family protein, whose amino-acid sequence is MSLSCSADDPDQRSVPPDVVVTAMRPAHPTPSLRQPFFLTRVEAGFPSPASDYVETELDLAEHLIEHEAATYYLRVSGTSMTGAGIHDGDILVVDRAVEPADGDVVVAALDSELTVKRLRVRKERLYLVPESGQHDPIPVRDGQELVVWGVVQHVVHEVS
- a CDS encoding Y-family DNA polymerase, whose translation is MLPLVPVDPVIALIDCQAFYVSCERVFDPALRDRPTVVLSNNDGCIIARSAAVKAAGVPMGAPVSKWRDELEAMDAAVLSSNYALYADLSRRVTAVLETMCIDLERYSIDECFVTLPALDRDALRTLGERIRRRVRDWVGIPVRVAIGPTKSLAKIADEKAKAEKRAGDGTGVYVCPPEPDLDVLLYRTDVGDVWGIGPSYEATLREHGVATAAEFRALPDPWIRSKMTVVGLRLARELRGHQCLDLDLVGPDRQSLVRSRSFGSPVEAKAELRQALAKHAQRAAEKLREEDLVARGIGAFITTKTHGPPPHYANEAQATLDEHTAAAPPFVRSSRRLLDAIYQAGPAYRKAGVMLYAIRPRRPHQGSLFGRPVQDDEALMQAVDQINGTMGRGTIGVAAAGLLGDRDWTMTRDNTSQHYTTRWDELPVARA
- a CDS encoding Rqc2 family fibronectin-binding protein, which encodes MVNNYYTLRALVHEWHADLEGTTVRDIYSQTKNELTVALAMDDQDWMVRGSVQRPFLYLFRRPGYHKARRNVATLFEGAIGRAVTGVSIAHRDRLVSIELDGGGRILWQLFGARANAFHVAPDDTIVAAFQRHDELAGTKAPEPYAAPMPDTFEAFEDRWKNNRNKTRQAVQSAVSLFGGDLARETLHRAGVTSEAPADCTAAERRALFDASMTLRDALTDPTPVIYGAGQFPDAFSLVPLRHREETPAERFDTVDAAVADFVRRTLAEQHFHRLYDPLEEALESAAEHERRSAERMVEELQSESRAGRYERWGHLLMAQQDQVPDGAEEVELPNLFEDGAPVTIPVDPSKSPVENAEHYYDRARSTRRSREEAEVRLDDTIERAERAEALLHDLREIDTLDGIKDFRDEREDELLPFVERDDADVDDFPFRRFDLGEGFEVWVGKNARQNHDLTFHASQPYDLWLHARGVPGAHTVLHRPNRDAEPGKRRRYVAAAIAAHYSKSKGSDVAPVMITERKYVTSPTGADPGVVRVDREDVLMVEPGLPE